The region GGCCCCACAGGACTTGCCCAAGTACAAGATCACACTTCAGGGAAGACACAAGTCACAGCTTTCCATCAAGCAATTATAACTCCCAGGCTGGAGGTATTTACCAATCCAGGGTCACTTTTACCATAAGCAAAGTTTCCTAGTAACACGGTACCATGTTCCCCTGTTCAGGTTTCCGGGGTTATAGAATCAGAAAGTTAAAGTGAAGTTAAATGCTCatgcagaaggaaaataaagtttgGGTAAACTTTTACCCATATTCTGTCACTACACAAAACTACTATTTTATGAACCCACCAACAACTTAAGTTGAATATCTGATTTATGTCGACTCTTCCAGCTTGTGCCATGACGATTatcctcactttacagatgaggaaagtgataCACACAGAAATTAAGTAAATTTATCTAAGGTTTACAAAGCTAGGAAACATCAGAGAGGAGACCCAAAGCTGGACACCATGGACCTGGAGCTGTGCTCAaaaattatgtttatgtttaCTTTATCCCAGGTAGCCCAAAAAGTATTACAAGGTCTCGGTTATTCCACTTAATAAAAACATGGGCTCTGCAAACACAAACTCagacttttgcttttgttttgatcATTTTGAAATCCCATCCGAATCCAGAAGTCCCAAGGAAATTCAGCATATCACAGATCTGCATAAATTAGGATGCACAGGTGTATCAAAGCAGCTAGAGGCTGAAGATTATGctttgagctgggcacagtggtggaagcctgtaatcctagtggctcggcgggctaagccagcctcagcaacttggtgaggccctaagcaactcagtgagacctggtgtctaaataaaatacaacaacaaacggctggggatgttgttcagttgttcagtggttaagcaccccttggttcaatccccagtattccccccaccaaaaaaaaaaaaattgctttgaggGTGGGGCAGACCTGAATTGTGTAGAGGTGATTTTACATGCTATGCAAGTTACATTACTGATATGGCCAAGTTGTGAAAAGTAAGGATTTCTCTAAGCCTCAATGACCTGATAAGTGGGGTAATGATGTACCACTTCACAGGGTGGTCATGATTATTACGAGTTCGTGTATGTAAAGTGCTcagcgcacacgcacacacacacacacaaacacaaaatcaCCGATAAACATTAACTCATCATCACTGTCGCATGTTATCCATTCCATCCAAGTTTATGGCCGTCTGCCAGGTCCAGCGACAGGTCCACACTCAAAAGCAAATTAACGTATGTACTTTCACCTCCCACAGTGTGTCTTCGAGGCACAAAAGTTCACAGGAAATGCTACCTTGCTTCGGAAAGCTCGAAGCACTTCCATGAAGCCAATGAAGACTGCATTTCCAAGGGAGGGACGTTGGTCGTACCCAGGAACACCGACGAGATCAATGCCCTCCGAGACTATGGTAAGAGGAGCCTGCCAGGCGTCGATGACTTTTGGCTGGGCATCAATGACATGGTCACAGAAGGCAAGTTTCTCGATGTCCACGGATTCGCCGTTTCCTTCCTCAACTGGGACCGCGCACAACCCAACGGAGGCAAGAAGGAAAACTGCATCCTCTTCTCCCAGTCGGCTCAGGGGAAATGGAGCGATGAGGCCTGCCGCAGTAGCAAGAGGTACATCTGCGAGTTCACCATCCCTTAAGAGGCCCTCTGCAGATACATCCTCCAAGCAAGATCGGACACGACTTAGAGGCTGCTGGTCCCCAAGAATAAGTCAGAATTGCAATTAATAATTGCAAAATTGCCACACAAGTGTCAAAGTCCATAGCAATACAGGATCAGACAATTGTGCTATCATATTTCATTGCGAGTTTGCCCTTCAAGGGGTCAGAAAATAATGACCCAGACATGTGCATGCTATTAAAATGACATCTATGAAACGGGCTAtcatattctttctctttccttgttCCTCTCATTTGTGTAGACTCAGTCTGTTTAAAAATACAACACACTGCTTCAACCCAGAGAAGCAAGCTTAGGCTACCTGGAAGATTTTCTCTTGAAAGTTTAGCACAGGGATACTTTCTGAGAAATGCGTCAGAGGTGATTCCGGTCATATGAACATCATAGTGTATATTTATTCGACCTTATGTGGTATAAGTTAAATACTCCAAGTGGCTTCTTGATGTGATCAACAGATGCAGTAAACACAAGATACATGCAGGCTGCTGCTGGTGTAGGATGGCATACTGCCTTATcatatacttatttttctataagTAGACCTCTACTctaaaaacagtaataaaatgatAGTATAGTGTATtagttttccatcactataaGATACCTGACACAGTCTACATATGAAgtacagaggtttatttagctcacagtttgggtGGTTCAAAGTTCAAGACTGGGCAGTCCTGTTGGCTTGGTTTAGGAGGGTGGCAGATGGCAGCATATCCCAGAAGGGGCCATGTTGGAGTAAATGGTCACATTTCAAACCATTGCACAACAAGAGAGGGGGGATGGGCAGAGTCCCACAATCTCTTTTCAGGGCATGATAAGGGCCTCCAATA is a window of Ictidomys tridecemlineatus isolate mIctTri1 chromosome 15, mIctTri1.hap1, whole genome shotgun sequence DNA encoding:
- the Clec3a gene encoding C-type lectin domain family 3 member A; translated protein: MAKSGFVICILVITLLLDQTTSYTSRLKARKHSKRRVKEKDGDLKSQVEKLWREVNALKDMQALQTVCLRGTKVHRKCYLASESSKHFHEANEDCISKGGTLVVPRNTDEINALRDYGKRSLPGVDDFWLGINDMVTEGKFLDVHGFAVSFLNWDRAQPNGGKKENCILFSQSAQGKWSDEACRSSKRYICEFTIP